The Sphaerotilus montanus genome includes a window with the following:
- a CDS encoding ATP-binding protein, translating into MSPAAPALPRKKLPVGIQNLREIREQGHYYVDKSGLAIDLLNSGKYFFLSRPRRFGKSLLVDTFKELFEGHRALFEGLAAETRWDWSHRYPVIRISFSDGMLQSRTELDTRIHEILQDNEMELGVQAQRRTVNGRFAELIRLVHERHGAPAVVLVDEYDKPILDNLTDPAKAAEMRDGLRNLYSVLKGADPHLKFVFLTGVSKFSKVSIFSGLNQLVDITLDPRWSALCGYTDEDIDTVFAPELPGLDREEIRRWYNGYNWRGTSVYNPFDVLRLFDRREFHPYWFETGTPTFLVNLLAERRIFTPDLGRIVASEALLSTFDVDTMQPEALLFQAGYLTIGQVRAIPGRMEFTLKYPNLEVEASLNDSLLKRYMGDAAASEAQISRLWRVLQAGDVAALRELFHAFFASIPNDWYRNSPIAQFEGYWASVFYSHFAALGLDIRVEDSTNKGRIDMTVLAGGAVWVFEFKVVELVPQGKALAQIRDRGYADKYRGRGEPIHLIGVEFSRVNRNIVGFEVETLAV; encoded by the coding sequence ATGAGCCCCGCCGCCCCTGCACTGCCCCGCAAGAAGCTGCCCGTCGGCATCCAGAACCTGCGCGAAATCCGCGAGCAGGGCCACTACTACGTCGACAAGTCGGGCCTGGCGATCGATCTGCTCAACTCAGGCAAGTACTTCTTCCTGAGCCGGCCGAGACGCTTCGGCAAGAGCCTGCTGGTCGACACGTTCAAGGAACTGTTCGAGGGCCACCGTGCGCTGTTCGAGGGGCTGGCCGCCGAGACCCGCTGGGACTGGTCGCATCGCTACCCCGTCATCCGCATCAGCTTCTCCGATGGCATGCTGCAGAGTCGGACTGAACTGGACACCCGCATTCACGAGATCCTGCAGGACAACGAGATGGAGCTGGGGGTGCAAGCTCAGCGCCGCACGGTGAATGGCCGCTTTGCCGAACTCATCCGGCTTGTGCATGAGCGCCATGGCGCCCCGGCGGTGGTGCTGGTCGACGAGTACGACAAGCCCATTCTGGACAACCTCACCGATCCGGCCAAGGCTGCGGAGATGCGCGACGGGCTGCGCAACCTGTACTCGGTGCTCAAGGGGGCCGATCCGCACCTGAAGTTCGTCTTCCTGACCGGGGTGTCCAAGTTCAGCAAGGTCAGCATCTTCTCGGGCCTGAACCAGTTGGTCGACATCACGCTGGACCCGCGCTGGAGCGCGCTGTGTGGCTACACCGATGAGGACATCGACACCGTCTTCGCACCAGAACTGCCAGGGCTGGACCGCGAGGAGATCCGGCGCTGGTACAACGGCTACAACTGGCGCGGCACCAGTGTCTACAACCCCTTCGATGTGCTGCGGCTGTTCGACCGGCGCGAGTTCCACCCCTACTGGTTCGAGACGGGCACGCCCACCTTCCTGGTCAACCTGCTGGCCGAGCGCCGGATCTTCACCCCGGACCTGGGTCGCATCGTGGCCAGCGAGGCCCTGCTGTCCACCTTCGACGTGGACACGATGCAGCCCGAGGCCCTGCTGTTCCAGGCCGGCTACCTGACCATCGGCCAGGTGCGTGCCATTCCGGGGCGCATGGAGTTCACGCTCAAGTACCCGAACCTGGAGGTGGAGGCCAGCCTCAACGACAGCCTGCTCAAGCGCTACATGGGCGACGCCGCCGCCTCCGAGGCGCAGATCAGTCGACTGTGGCGCGTGCTGCAGGCCGGTGACGTGGCGGCCTTGCGCGAGCTGTTCCACGCCTTCTTCGCCAGCATTCCCAACGACTGGTACCGCAACAGTCCGATTGCCCAGTTCGAGGGCTACTGGGCCAGCGTGTTCTACAGCCACTTCGCCGCGCTCGGGCTCGATATCCGGGTCGAGGACTCGACGAACAAGGGCCGCATCGACATGACGGTGCTGGCGGGCGGGGCGGTGTGGGTGTTCGAGTTCAAGGTGGTGGAACTCGTGCCCCAGGGCAAGGCCCTCGCGCAGATCCGCGACCGGGGCTATGCGGACAAGTACCGCGGCCGGGGTGAGCCCATCCACCTGATCGGCGTGGAGTTCAGCCGAGTCAACCGCAACATCGTGGGCTTCGAGGTCGAGACCCTCGCCGTTTGA
- a CDS encoding IS1595 family transposase — MPMNRIQFQQGMSLPEFMSSFGTEEQCAEAVKQARWPQGFECPRCGTAAHYVVGQGARKLYQCNGCRHQTSLTAGSLFASTKLPLRTWFLAIYLLSQAKTGLSALALKRQVGVSYPTAWLMHQKIMHAMAERESQHRLDGTVQLDDAYLGGERSGGKAGRGSENKVPFVAAVSVNDQGHPQYVKLAPVSGFTLEAVGQWAQAALMPGARVVSDGLGCFAAVTSAGCLHTPIVVGQRKPRELPEFTWVNTVLGNLKTTLSGAFHAFKYPKYASSYLAAFAYRFNRRFDLRELVARLIIDVSRCKPRAQRVVRGNAEDRC, encoded by the coding sequence ATGCCGATGAACCGAATCCAGTTCCAGCAAGGGATGTCGCTGCCGGAGTTCATGAGCAGCTTCGGCACGGAAGAGCAATGCGCCGAGGCGGTCAAGCAGGCACGCTGGCCCCAGGGCTTCGAGTGCCCGCGCTGCGGCACTGCGGCGCACTACGTGGTGGGCCAGGGCGCACGCAAGCTGTATCAATGCAACGGCTGCCGCCACCAGACTTCGCTGACCGCGGGCAGCCTGTTCGCGAGCACCAAGCTGCCGCTGAGAACGTGGTTCCTGGCGATCTACCTGCTCAGCCAGGCCAAGACGGGGCTGTCGGCGCTGGCGCTCAAGCGGCAGGTGGGCGTGAGCTACCCGACGGCGTGGCTGATGCACCAGAAGATCATGCACGCGATGGCCGAGCGGGAGAGCCAGCACCGGCTCGACGGCACGGTGCAGCTCGACGATGCCTACCTCGGCGGGGAGCGCAGCGGCGGCAAGGCGGGTCGGGGTTCGGAGAACAAGGTGCCGTTCGTGGCGGCGGTCTCGGTCAATGACCAGGGGCATCCGCAGTACGTCAAGCTCGCGCCGGTGAGCGGCTTCACGCTGGAGGCGGTGGGCCAGTGGGCGCAGGCGGCGCTGATGCCGGGAGCGCGGGTGGTCAGCGACGGGCTGGGGTGCTTCGCCGCGGTCACCAGCGCGGGCTGTCTGCACACGCCGATCGTGGTGGGGCAGCGCAAGCCGCGCGAGCTGCCCGAGTTCACCTGGGTCAACACGGTGCTGGGCAACCTGAAGACGACGTTGTCGGGTGCGTTCCATGCGTTCAAGTACCCCAAGTACGCCAGCAGCTACCTGGCAGCGTTCGCCTACCGCTTCAACCGTCGGTTCGACCTGCGCGAGTTGGTGGCTCGGCTCATCATCGATGTCTCGCGGTGCAAGCCTCGGGCTCAGCGGGTCGTTCGGGGGAATGCTGAGGATCGTTGCTAA
- a CDS encoding DUF29 domain-containing protein, with product MGTPYEKDVVAWAMEQAALLRSGQLSALDIEHIAEEIEDVGKSEKRELASRMAVLLAHLLKWQYQPGRRGSSWSRTIKEQRKAIAAAMRQTPSLKASLSDADWLAGTWSDAVTKAVEETGLDNFPDDCPWSMEQVLSAEFLPEA from the coding sequence ATGGGAACGCCGTACGAGAAGGACGTGGTGGCCTGGGCGATGGAGCAAGCCGCGCTGTTGCGCTCGGGCCAGCTCTCGGCGCTCGACATCGAGCACATCGCCGAGGAGATCGAGGACGTGGGCAAGAGCGAAAAGCGCGAACTGGCGAGCCGCATGGCAGTCCTGTTGGCGCACCTCCTGAAGTGGCAGTACCAACCCGGCCGGCGAGGCAGCAGTTGGAGCCGCACGATCAAGGAGCAACGCAAGGCCATTGCGGCGGCGATGCGTCAGACCCCCAGCCTCAAGGCGTCGCTGAGCGATGCTGACTGGTTGGCAGGGACATGGTCTGATGCGGTGACCAAAGCGGTCGAAGAAACGGGACTGGACAACTTCCCGGACGACTGCCCGTGGTCGATGGAGCAGGTGCTGTCGGCTGAGTTTTTGCCTGAGGCGTGA
- a CDS encoding transposase, whose protein sequence is MRRIRIRLPKPTRDGDDTICLVTTLSAEQADALTLAALYHQRWTIERAFLHLTTQLRCEVRTLCYPGAALFALACAMVAFNVLAVVKAAVRAAHGQEAEAALSG, encoded by the coding sequence GTGCGGCGCATCCGCATCCGGCTGCCCAAGCCGACCCGCGATGGCGACGACACGATCTGTCTGGTGACCACGCTGAGCGCCGAGCAGGCCGATGCACTCACGCTGGCGGCGCTGTACCACCAGCGCTGGACGATCGAGCGGGCCTTCCTGCACCTGACGACGCAACTGCGCTGCGAGGTGCGCACGCTGTGCTATCCCGGTGCGGCGCTGTTCGCGCTGGCCTGTGCGATGGTGGCGTTCAACGTGCTGGCGGTGGTCAAGGCGGCCGTCCGCGCCGCCCACGGCCAGGAAGCCGAGGCCGCGCTGTCGGGCTAA
- a CDS encoding energy transducer TonB family protein gives MNRRAIPCFGLGVSLALHAVVLTLAARHLVTAPDTPVRAADEPPVIQMTLMPPTLPAPVDIRPVPEVRPAAVVPVARAVSTQPVPTTTALAPALHEPDSVAAADTSAAPRQIASMAAPPAPTAEEWAFAARYTLKNSKGYRHTWGQQVRSMMGTAIEGPDQGSVRFRVEIGADGTLTRLETLWSTSPVAEQLARQAIASLPRWPPTPTGKPLVFEKTLSFTPYATDGPPIYKDDCLPDPSAFGNPYAWDGRSDRAPVPARTVEPPDPQAMEDCRKQLPQDSIEAESARDQRLMDQWGWGASKVGR, from the coding sequence ATGAACCGCCGTGCCATTCCTTGCTTCGGCCTGGGCGTCTCGCTGGCCCTGCATGCCGTGGTGCTGACGCTGGCCGCCCGGCACCTAGTCACGGCCCCGGACACGCCGGTGCGCGCGGCAGACGAGCCGCCTGTGATCCAGATGACACTGATGCCGCCGACGCTGCCAGCACCGGTGGACATCCGCCCAGTGCCCGAGGTGCGACCGGCGGCCGTTGTTCCAGTGGCTCGCGCTGTGTCGACTCAACCGGTGCCGACCACCACGGCGCTGGCCCCGGCCCTCCACGAACCCGACAGCGTCGCCGCCGCTGACACTTCCGCCGCGCCGCGCCAGATCGCCTCCATGGCCGCGCCGCCAGCGCCCACGGCGGAAGAATGGGCCTTTGCCGCCAGGTACACGCTCAAGAACAGCAAGGGCTATCGCCACACCTGGGGTCAGCAGGTGCGCAGCATGATGGGGACCGCGATCGAAGGGCCTGACCAGGGCTCGGTCCGTTTCCGGGTGGAGATCGGGGCTGACGGCACCTTGACCCGGCTGGAGACCCTGTGGTCCACCTCGCCCGTCGCCGAACAACTGGCCCGCCAGGCCATCGCAAGTCTGCCGCGCTGGCCGCCCACGCCGACGGGCAAGCCCCTGGTCTTCGAGAAGACCCTCTCGTTCACGCCCTACGCAACGGACGGCCCGCCGATCTACAAGGACGACTGCTTGCCCGACCCCTCGGCATTCGGCAATCCGTATGCCTGGGATGGCCGTTCAGACCGTGCGCCTGTTCCGGCGCGGACCGTCGAGCCGCCAGACCCCCAGGCGATGGAGGACTGTCGCAAGCAACTGCCGCAAGACTCCATCGAAGCCGAAAGCGCCCGGGATCAGCGTCTGATGGACCAGTGGGGCTGGGGGGCGAGCAAGGTTGGGCGTTGA
- a CDS encoding response regulator has translation MDPKDSILIVDDDPEIRQLLVDYLARNGFDAKPAGSGREMWQVLDKHAIDLMVLDLMLPDTDGLVLCRDLRSRSNLPVLMLTARGEEADRILGIEMGADDYLVKPFSPRELLALIKGILRRTRSLPPNLKPDSQRCLGFAGRKLDTATRVLTGADGVATPLSGAEYRLLRILLDHPNRVLNRDQLVELIHGREAEPYDRAIDVQISRLRQRLQDTGRESGLIKTVRGEGYVLAAAVEGLPSCE, from the coding sequence ATGGACCCGAAAGACAGCATCCTGATCGTCGATGACGATCCAGAGATACGCCAACTGCTGGTGGACTATCTTGCGCGCAATGGCTTCGATGCCAAGCCGGCTGGCAGTGGCCGGGAGATGTGGCAAGTGCTGGACAAGCACGCCATCGACCTGATGGTGCTCGACCTGATGCTGCCTGATACCGACGGCCTGGTGCTGTGTCGTGACCTGCGTTCCAGGTCCAATCTGCCGGTGCTGATGCTCACGGCGCGCGGAGAGGAAGCCGACCGCATCCTAGGCATCGAGATGGGCGCAGACGACTACCTGGTCAAGCCCTTCAGCCCGCGCGAACTGCTGGCACTCATCAAGGGCATCCTGCGGCGCACCCGCTCACTTCCACCCAACCTGAAGCCGGACAGCCAGCGTTGCCTGGGCTTCGCCGGCCGGAAACTGGACACCGCCACTCGGGTGCTGACTGGCGCAGATGGAGTCGCCACCCCGTTGTCGGGTGCCGAGTACCGGCTTTTGCGGATCCTGCTCGACCACCCCAACCGCGTGCTCAACCGAGATCAGTTGGTAGAACTCATCCACGGCCGCGAGGCAGAACCCTACGACCGCGCGATCGACGTGCAGATCAGCCGGCTGCGTCAACGCCTGCAGGACACTGGTCGCGAATCCGGCCTCATCAAGACGGTACGCGGCGAAGGCTATGTGCTGGCTGCTGCCGTGGAGGGTCTGCCCTCATGCGAATGA
- a CDS encoding ATP-binding protein yields the protein MDAVKNPFAPGAGSPPPELAGRDDLREAVRVAVERTRAGKSARSVLMVGLRGVGKTVLLDRMRDDAEASGVHTVRIEAPEDRSLPALLAPQLRVALLRLSKLAHAKDLAVRGLRALAGFAKALKVTYGDIEVGLDYEGEPGLADNGDLEHDLQELLESAGAAAKAAGTALVLFVDELQYVPEPQLAALITAMHRCAQRQVPVLLVGAGLPQLRGRMGNAKSYAERLFTFPEVGPLSADAAVRAITRPIEAEGAEITVGAVERILTDTRCYPYFLQEWGQRSWEVAVESPIKADDVEQATTTAVAALDESFFRVRFDRLTPQEKRYLRAMSELGPGPHRSGAIADCLKREVSSLGPVRSSLIAKGMIWSPSHGDTAFTVPLFDEFMRRIMPSEDWRT from the coding sequence ATGGACGCCGTCAAAAACCCCTTTGCCCCTGGTGCCGGTTCCCCGCCGCCGGAACTCGCTGGTCGCGATGACCTGCGAGAAGCCGTTCGCGTCGCCGTCGAGCGCACGCGAGCGGGGAAGTCCGCGCGCAGCGTGCTGATGGTCGGCCTGCGCGGCGTAGGCAAGACGGTGCTGCTTGACCGCATGCGCGACGACGCGGAAGCCTCAGGCGTGCACACCGTCCGCATCGAAGCCCCCGAGGATCGCTCGCTGCCCGCCTTACTGGCGCCGCAGTTACGTGTGGCGTTGTTGCGGCTGAGCAAGCTGGCGCATGCCAAGGACTTGGCCGTGCGAGGCTTGCGCGCTCTGGCAGGTTTCGCCAAGGCCCTGAAGGTCACGTACGGCGACATCGAGGTCGGTCTGGACTACGAAGGTGAGCCCGGCCTGGCCGACAACGGCGACCTGGAGCACGACCTGCAGGAACTGCTGGAAAGCGCCGGCGCGGCGGCCAAGGCGGCCGGCACGGCCCTGGTGCTCTTCGTCGACGAACTTCAGTACGTGCCGGAGCCCCAGTTGGCGGCCCTCATCACCGCGATGCACCGCTGTGCTCAGCGTCAGGTACCCGTGCTCCTCGTGGGTGCCGGTCTGCCGCAGTTGCGCGGGCGCATGGGCAATGCGAAGTCCTACGCTGAACGCTTGTTCACGTTTCCCGAGGTTGGCCCGCTCAGCGCTGACGCAGCGGTGCGTGCCATCACCAGGCCGATCGAAGCTGAGGGCGCCGAAATCACCGTCGGCGCCGTCGAGCGGATCTTGACCGACACGCGCTGCTATCCCTACTTCCTCCAGGAATGGGGCCAACGGAGCTGGGAAGTCGCTGTCGAGTCCCCCATCAAGGCCGATGACGTCGAGCAGGCGACGACCACGGCCGTGGCGGCGCTCGACGAGAGCTTCTTCCGAGTTCGCTTCGATCGGCTGACGCCCCAGGAGAAGCGCTACCTGCGCGCCATGTCCGAACTTGGTCCCGGCCCCCATCGATCAGGGGCTATTGCCGATTGTCTCAAGCGTGAAGTCAGTTCGCTGGGGCCCGTGCGCAGCTCGCTGATTGCCAAGGGCATGATCTGGAGCCCCAGCCACGGCGACACCGCGTTCACGGTCCCGTTGTTCGATGAGTTCATGCGGCGGATCATGCCCAGCGAAGACTGGCGCACGTGA
- a CDS encoding ATP-binding protein: MRMIFDRLLPRSLSGRMMLILVLGLLAAQFASLLLHLQERAALLADGHMYSGMPPLAPLDALPLRFIWHVSLTLGAVIIVSLVAVRWVTKPLQRMAMASTAFAHDLDAAPLPVGGPAEVRRAAEAFNFMQHRLRQLVVERGRALAAVSHDLRTPLTRMRLRAELVDDPALQDKLNADIDAMQGMVNSVLAYLRGLEDAEPIQPINMDALLSSIVEDEQALGRHVRLEDPDLGHATPVPYAGKLSVLKRAVTNLIDNAVAHGKNVTVRIEDSATALRVVVDDDGPGIPEYDLARACEPFVRLDSSRNLDTGGVGLGLAIARDAAVYHGGTLVLENRTSGGLRAILDLPRSTRKG, from the coding sequence ATGCGAATGATTTTCGACAGACTGCTGCCGCGCTCGCTGTCCGGTCGCATGATGCTGATCTTGGTGCTCGGCCTGCTGGCCGCGCAGTTCGCCAGCCTGCTGCTGCATTTGCAGGAACGCGCTGCACTGCTGGCAGACGGTCACATGTATTCGGGCATGCCGCCGCTTGCGCCACTCGACGCGCTGCCGCTGCGCTTTATCTGGCATGTGTCGCTCACACTCGGGGCGGTCATCATCGTGTCGCTCGTTGCCGTGCGCTGGGTGACGAAACCGCTGCAGCGGATGGCAATGGCCTCGACCGCGTTTGCGCACGACCTGGATGCCGCTCCACTGCCTGTGGGCGGCCCGGCCGAAGTGCGTCGCGCGGCCGAAGCATTCAACTTCATGCAGCATCGGCTGCGCCAGTTGGTGGTGGAGCGAGGCCGCGCGCTGGCGGCGGTGTCGCACGACCTGCGCACGCCGCTCACCCGCATGCGACTGCGCGCCGAGTTGGTTGACGACCCTGCTCTGCAGGACAAGCTGAATGCCGACATCGACGCCATGCAGGGCATGGTCAACAGCGTTCTGGCCTACCTGCGCGGACTGGAGGATGCGGAGCCGATCCAGCCGATCAACATGGATGCGCTGCTGTCGAGCATCGTCGAGGATGAGCAGGCGCTCGGGCGCCATGTGCGCCTGGAGGATCCTGATCTTGGGCATGCGACACCGGTACCCTATGCCGGCAAGCTGTCAGTCCTGAAGCGCGCCGTGACCAACCTGATCGACAACGCAGTGGCCCATGGCAAGAACGTGACTGTGCGGATCGAAGATTCCGCCACAGCGCTGCGCGTGGTGGTTGATGATGACGGGCCCGGCATACCGGAATACGATCTGGCCCGAGCCTGTGAGCCCTTCGTCCGTCTGGACTCCTCGCGCAATCTGGACACTGGGGGTGTCGGACTGGGTCTGGCGATCGCGCGTGATGCGGCGGTTTACCACGGTGGAACCCTTGTTCTGGAGAACAGGACCAGCGGGGGGCTGAGAGCAATTCTGGATCTGCCTCGATCCACCCGAAAGGGCTAG
- a CDS encoding phage integrase family protein, whose translation MTPNRLRGRPRGTQTRLLHEHAGHLGRHHFAFLRALLDSVELEHAWTRYLAFSGGPSDRRHFVSRLRQVVEAIEHAGARGACAAEMAVALPALRALPDFVPARGARRDNLPPTATASTVATAPSLDDWRSAQCGASGIEEDFYTQAEWIDLYGETFGHAPPASASMPALSPEHALSLSATAHAHLAETAHPEVTPRLTPAQHRAVIDALATLERVLAREARLDDETGFWLGAGLPRELARVGVQSLGDLVRYINLQGFRWHRTVSRLGAVRAARLVAWLVPIAQQGDQAIRDSALRPESDLARLRQRDLARGPVTDLADLNGGTDPLMPVAVPVMDVALSDALSGRDGLFRAPDTNVWGAETDVQAIQQWLSRYQGQTRRDYARIAERFYRWCLQVRRKALSSLQEPDLQAYQAFVTAPPPDWVQPRKVRREDAAWRPFRGPLGRNSQRHEFAVLGGLFAAMHDKGYLRANAMSGLGRTLGLVKPSIDVRRSLNEAQWSFAMAVLRERPDTPARRRLQLLLELASTTGLRLSELATTRMKGLRQELVDGESAWLLDVIGKGGKLRTVMVFDDIKALMEQHHADMDAAGVGFEDAVKRVQVPNSLPTTAAGERMAAGGPGADALEPTGHALQDALRAEHLQGWRPLIGILRRPPPKRDLDARGVPFVDQERPAQADRYGALERSAIYGLLRRFFRDVANAAATREGAPPAAEFTRASTHWLRHTFANEAIKQMQPQVLQSLLGHSDLRVTSVYVKAQAADLVRGMRALPRRG comes from the coding sequence GTGACGCCAAACCGCCTGCGCGGCCGTCCCCGCGGCACCCAGACCCGGCTGCTGCACGAACACGCAGGCCACCTCGGGCGTCACCACTTTGCTTTCCTGCGCGCGCTGCTCGACAGCGTCGAACTGGAGCATGCCTGGACGCGCTACCTCGCGTTCTCGGGCGGCCCGAGCGACCGGCGGCACTTTGTCAGCCGCCTGCGCCAGGTGGTCGAGGCGATCGAACATGCGGGGGCGCGGGGTGCGTGCGCGGCCGAGATGGCGGTGGCACTGCCGGCGCTGCGCGCGCTGCCGGACTTCGTGCCGGCACGGGGGGCACGACGGGACAACTTGCCGCCAACAGCCACTGCCTCCACTGTCGCCACTGCCCCTTCCCTGGACGACTGGCGGTCCGCGCAGTGCGGCGCCTCGGGCATCGAGGAAGACTTTTATACCCAAGCCGAGTGGATCGACCTCTATGGGGAGACGTTCGGCCACGCACCGCCAGCGTCGGCATCGATGCCCGCACTCTCCCCTGAGCACGCCCTCTCCCTCTCGGCCACGGCACACGCCCACCTGGCCGAGACCGCTCACCCCGAGGTGACCCCACGCCTGACCCCGGCGCAGCACCGCGCCGTGATCGATGCGCTGGCCACCCTGGAGCGCGTGCTGGCCCGCGAGGCGCGGCTGGACGACGAGACCGGGTTCTGGCTGGGCGCGGGCTTGCCGCGCGAGCTGGCCCGGGTGGGGGTGCAGTCGCTGGGCGACCTGGTGCGCTACATCAACCTGCAGGGCTTTCGTTGGCACCGCACGGTGTCGCGACTGGGCGCGGTGCGCGCCGCGCGGCTCGTGGCGTGGCTCGTGCCCATCGCGCAGCAGGGGGACCAGGCGATTCGGGACTCGGCACTGCGGCCCGAGAGCGACCTCGCACGGCTGCGCCAGCGCGACCTGGCGCGTGGGCCGGTGACGGACCTGGCTGATCTGAACGGCGGCACGGATCCTCTGATGCCGGTCGCGGTCCCGGTCATGGACGTGGCCCTCTCGGACGCACTTTCCGGACGCGACGGCCTGTTCCGCGCGCCCGACACCAACGTCTGGGGCGCAGAGACCGACGTGCAGGCCATCCAGCAGTGGCTGAGCCGCTACCAGGGCCAGACCCGGCGCGACTACGCCCGCATCGCCGAGCGGTTCTACCGCTGGTGCCTGCAGGTGCGGCGCAAGGCGCTGTCGTCGCTGCAGGAGCCGGACCTGCAGGCCTACCAGGCGTTTGTCACCGCGCCACCGCCGGACTGGGTACAGCCACGCAAGGTGCGCCGGGAAGACGCCGCATGGCGACCGTTCCGGGGACCGCTGGGCCGCAACAGCCAGCGCCACGAGTTCGCGGTGCTCGGCGGGCTGTTCGCGGCGATGCACGACAAGGGCTACCTGCGCGCCAACGCGATGTCCGGTCTGGGCCGCACGCTGGGGCTGGTGAAACCCAGCATCGACGTACGCCGGTCGCTGAACGAGGCGCAGTGGTCGTTCGCGATGGCGGTGCTGCGGGAGCGGCCGGACACGCCGGCGCGGCGGCGGCTGCAGTTGCTGCTCGAACTCGCGAGCACGACGGGGCTGCGGCTGTCGGAGTTGGCGACGACCCGGATGAAGGGTTTGCGGCAGGAACTGGTGGACGGGGAGTCCGCGTGGCTGCTGGACGTGATCGGCAAGGGCGGCAAGCTGCGCACGGTGATGGTGTTCGACGACATCAAGGCGCTGATGGAGCAGCACCACGCGGACATGGACGCTGCAGGGGTGGGGTTCGAGGATGCCGTCAAGCGGGTGCAGGTGCCCAACAGCCTGCCGACCACGGCTGCGGGCGAGCGCATGGCTGCGGGTGGCCCGGGGGCAGACGCATTGGAACCCACGGGCCACGCGCTCCAGGACGCCCTGCGTGCCGAACACCTGCAGGGGTGGCGGCCACTGATCGGGATCCTGCGGCGTCCGCCGCCGAAACGGGATCTGGACGCACGCGGGGTGCCGTTCGTGGACCAGGAGCGCCCCGCGCAGGCCGATCGGTATGGCGCGCTGGAGCGCTCGGCGATCTACGGGCTGCTGCGGCGTTTCTTCCGGGATGTGGCGAACGCGGCGGCCACGCGCGAAGGGGCACCGCCAGCGGCCGAGTTCACCCGGGCCTCGACGCACTGGCTGCGCCACACCTTCGCCAACGAGGCGATCAAGCAGATGCAGCCGCAGGTGCTGCAGAGCCTGCTCGGGCACTCGGACCTGCGAGTGACGTCGGTGTACGTGAAGGCGCAGGCTGCTGACCTCGTGCGGGGCATGCGGGCGCTGCCTCGCCGGGGCTGA
- a CDS encoding DUF4395 domain-containing protein translates to MSTIFSFGERLDGYAVPVLNERAVRAAAGIVFFFAFLSFMNAWLVGNFQPTRVFVVAFLIDFTIRIFVNPKFAPSLIVGQWMVRKQQPEYVGAPQKRFAWAIGFVLAVVMLYLVVIKHVIGPINLIVCAACLVLLFFETAFGICIGCKVYNWFNKDQAKLCPGGVCEFEPARGAGGNWVQATVVLAFVGVIGAWISRVSANDPYARAVTPATEPPMVSPAVDAAEVERCKVPDFAKAMGHEEKWKLHNNCK, encoded by the coding sequence ATGTCAACCATCTTTTCGTTTGGTGAACGCCTCGACGGCTACGCTGTGCCGGTGCTCAACGAGCGCGCCGTGCGCGCTGCTGCCGGCATCGTCTTCTTCTTCGCTTTTCTGTCGTTCATGAATGCCTGGCTGGTCGGCAATTTCCAGCCTACACGGGTGTTCGTGGTGGCCTTCCTGATCGACTTCACCATCCGCATCTTCGTCAACCCGAAGTTCGCGCCGAGTCTCATCGTGGGTCAGTGGATGGTTCGCAAGCAGCAGCCCGAGTACGTCGGCGCACCTCAGAAGCGATTCGCGTGGGCGATCGGCTTCGTGCTGGCGGTGGTGATGTTGTACCTGGTCGTGATCAAGCATGTCATCGGGCCGATCAACTTGATCGTCTGCGCGGCCTGCCTTGTGCTGCTGTTCTTCGAGACAGCCTTCGGCATCTGCATCGGCTGCAAGGTCTACAACTGGTTCAACAAGGACCAGGCGAAGCTTTGTCCGGGTGGTGTGTGCGAGTTCGAGCCGGCACGCGGTGCCGGCGGCAACTGGGTGCAGGCGACCGTGGTACTGGCCTTTGTCGGCGTCATCGGTGCATGGATCAGCCGCGTGTCAGCCAACGACCCCTACGCCCGTGCGGTCACCCCTGCCACCGAACCGCCCATGGTCTCACCAGCGGTGGACGCAGCCGAAGTCGAGCGCTGCAAGGTGCCCGATTTCGCCAAGGCCATGGGTCATGAGGAAAAGTGGAAGCTCCACAACAACTGCAAGTGA